A part of Terriglobus roseus genomic DNA contains:
- a CDS encoding response regulator transcription factor, producing MKDRSLQDGFEEDHIPNEGIRVILADSQAIYRVGIRKVFALEDDIRVVAQAETLSNLYSALQRFPADVVILEGSLIAGVVDAIPELIRRAPQAKIIVQVTESNEATTVELYRRGVRGVVPRAISPDLLVKCVRKISAGETWIDNQSVSWVIEAYRAQAAAIMSPRNKPHLSPKEVQIISCITRGMRNKEIAYHVGTTEQVIKNYLRKIYDKLGVSDRLELALYCMHHQLLKDYPQDQQLP from the coding sequence ATGAAGGATCGTTCCCTGCAGGACGGCTTTGAAGAAGACCACATTCCCAACGAGGGAATCCGCGTCATCCTTGCAGATTCGCAAGCCATTTACCGAGTCGGTATCCGCAAAGTCTTTGCTCTTGAAGACGATATCCGCGTCGTCGCCCAGGCGGAAACCCTGTCCAATCTCTACTCCGCATTGCAGCGTTTTCCCGCCGATGTCGTCATCCTCGAAGGAAGCCTCATCGCCGGAGTTGTCGACGCCATTCCCGAGCTCATCCGTCGCGCACCGCAGGCAAAAATTATCGTCCAGGTCACTGAATCCAATGAGGCTACGACGGTGGAGCTCTATCGTCGCGGTGTTCGCGGTGTAGTGCCGCGCGCCATCTCGCCTGACCTTCTCGTCAAGTGCGTCCGCAAGATCTCCGCAGGAGAAACCTGGATCGACAACCAGTCTGTCTCGTGGGTCATTGAGGCTTATCGCGCACAAGCGGCAGCCATCATGAGCCCGCGCAACAAGCCGCATCTGTCACCGAAAGAAGTGCAGATCATCTCCTGCATTACACGCGGCATGCGCAACAAAGAAATTGCGTATCACGTCGGTACAACGGAACAGGTCATCAAGAATTACCTGCGCAAGATCTACGACAAACTAGGAGTTAGCGACCGTCTCGAGCTCGCGCTTTACTGCATGCATCACCAGTTACTGAAGGATTATCCGCAGGATCAGCAACTACCGTAA
- a CDS encoding PilZ domain-containing protein — MASEEIQKEQSGSPADPMRNGVRFPLRLKVRVETEQGAFDAETEDVSASGVLFRTQAEAPAINAQLSWTMVLPGEVMGGPADTVVHCLGRVIWRRSSQDGQQIGAVIDSYRIAGGPK; from the coding sequence ATGGCTTCAGAAGAAATACAGAAAGAACAATCTGGAAGCCCTGCTGATCCCATGCGGAACGGTGTACGTTTTCCTCTCAGGTTAAAAGTGCGCGTGGAAACAGAGCAGGGAGCGTTTGATGCAGAAACGGAAGATGTTTCTGCAAGTGGCGTGCTTTTCCGTACGCAGGCGGAGGCGCCTGCAATCAATGCCCAGCTCTCGTGGACGATGGTTTTACCAGGCGAAGTCATGGGAGGCCCCGCTGATACTGTGGTCCATTGTCTAGGGCGAGTCATCTGGAGAAGATCGAGTCAAGATGGTCAGCAAATCGGCGCGGTCATTGATAGTTACCGCATTGCAGGAGGTCCTAAATGA